The following is a genomic window from Garra rufa chromosome 4, GarRuf1.0, whole genome shotgun sequence.
AGTGTAGTTGAGCTTTAGCCTTCAATGATATGATATAAACCTAATGAAAAACCCTACAAAGTACTTCAAATACTCCTAAAAGAACACATTTTGTGTAGCCTGCTTCATGTTGGCTTAACAAAGCTATGCACTAGCAACCActaagaacaccttagcaaccacttaacaacaacctagcaaccatttTATCAACTTAACAAGCACttaacgccctagcaaccactccaacTATTTAGCAAGTGCTtaacaatgccctagcaaccactctgaaGGCTGCTTGGCAACATTGTAGCTTCAATCATCCAGGTTACCATCTGAAACCCAAGAAACTACtttgaacaccttagcaactctCCAGCCACCACTTtgaacaccttggcaaccacttagcaacaccctagcaaccattcagaacaaCTTAGCAAGCGCTTAACAACGCCCTAACAACCACTCTGAATGCTGCTTAGCAACATTCTAGCTTCCATCATCCAGGTTACCATCTGAAACCCAAGAAACTACTCCGAACACCTTAGCaccccctagcaaccactctgaacaccctagcaaccacttagcaacaccatagcaacattcCAAAAACAACACTTTAGCACACTTTTACTACTCTGAACACTGCTTAGTAACATTTTAGCTTCCATCATCTAGGTTACCAACTGAAACCTGAGAAACTACTCTGAACTCcttagcaactccctagcaaccattcCAACAATTTAGCAAGCGCTTAACAATGCCCTAACAGCCACTCTGTATGTTGCTTAGAAACATTCTAGCTCCCGTCTGAAACGGGTTGGATCACGATTGTGCCTACAAAACATCTTGTTTTGTCGCTCTGAACACATTAGCAACATCCTAGCTACCATGTAAAGCCTAATAACCCCTTgggacaccttagcaacaccctagataCCACGTAAACTATAGAAACAGCTTTAAACACCTTCGCAACATCCTAGCTACCATATGGACCCTAAAAACCTCTTgggacaccttagcaacaccctagctacCACATAAACCATAGAAACCACTTTAAACACCTTCGCAACATCCTAGCTACCATAGGGACCCTAGAAACCTCTTgggacaccttagcaacaccctagctacCACGTAAAACCTAGAAACCTCTCTAAACACCTTCGCAACACCCTAACTACCATGTAAACCATAGAAACCTCTCTGAACACCTTAACAACATCCTAGATACCATGTAAAGTCTAGAAACCCCTTgggacaccttagcaacaccctagataCCACGTAAACCATAGAAACCGCTTTAAACACCTTCGCAACATCCTAGCTACCATATGGACCCTAGAAACCTCTTgggacaccttagcaacaccctagctacCATGTAAACCCTAGAAACCTCTCTAAACACTTTTGCAACATCCTAGCTACCATATGGACCCTAGAAACCCATTgggacaccttagcaacaccctaactaCCATATGGACCCTAGAAACCCATTGGGAgggacaccttagcaacaccctaactaCCACATAAACCATAGAAACCTctctgaacaccttagcaacatccTAGCTACCATGTAAACCATACAAACTCCTCTGAATACCTTAGTAACATCCCAGTTACCGTATAAAGCCTAGAAACTGTTCTAAAAATCTTAGCTACCACATAAACCCTAGAAACCTCTCAGAATATCTTAGCAATGCTTTAGATACCACTCAGAGCACGTTAGGAGTCACTTAACAACATCCTAGCTACCAGCTGAAACAttagcaaccattcagaacaccttaTCAATGCCCTAGCTTTAGTAACTTGTATTTTCTACTTTCAAATGTTAATATCGATCGTGAATGAGTCCAGTTACTCTGGGATTTTGTTCCCAGGATGTCAAAGCCCAGTGTACCATCCCACTCCTGGGTTACCAGGTTGAGGACATCCAGAAGTCTGTGGATCATCCTCCCACCAGCTTCCGTCTGTGCCAGTCCAAATCTGTCCACTTCTTCACTGCCGACACAGAGGAAGTGAAACTGCGCTGGCTAAAAGTGATACGCAAAGCCGTGATCGGGGAGATCCCAGAATGCACAACGCCAGTCGATGGTGACCTTGCCAACGGTTGCCAGGAAGGCATGCCTGATGgcatttgaaaaacaaaaagggAGGTTTACCACCCTTTTTTACATGTGTAATTTATAAATCCAAGCCGATTAGAATGTGTTGTTACAGAAACACTTAAGGACTTGTTTGGGAGTGTATAAATGGACTATATGGCAGCagttgatcattttaatgcactATAATGTCCACCTCAATCAGACTGGTAAAAACATTCAGTATGTGATTATTTAAATGATTCTTGTCTTAGTTTACTTGTTTGTAGACCAATCTCATCAAAGCTAGTCCAAATTATGTTTTGTGATTTGTCAGCCTTTTCTCATTGTGACTtcatattttatgtatattttagttttaatatattttaatgttcatATGCTTTGTCATTGTCACTGTCTCTAAGATGTATGCActttattgctttttataaacCAGGACGTtgacattaaaattaattaataatacttAAGCTGCTTCGTCTTGATCCTTAAacatttttaaggcgagacactgaaTGTGAATagtgtaaaaaaattaactaatagttattgcCTTACACAGTTGATTGATtttttgataattgcaaacattttttgtattgtattgtattgtaagtttTCTAAAATGGTAGGTTTAAAtgtgcattatttaatgaaacatgcactaatttgcatacctttttagtacaaaaatctagtcaaaagtaatttttaaaaatcttttttaatttttctgacatattagagtcaaatgttttaatAGAGCTCATCTTAGGGGGGGTGGAAAtaattgtataaaatcaagcaaagtatatatgaacaaatcactttgtaaaaaccttcaggatatagacatgaataaaataaaaatgtaaagtttggtatgtgtaagtgctactgaagtagagatttatggttcattgtaggagaaaaaacttattttggtaaaactgcctttaaaaataaatattgtaatagaaatctattaacataaatagataaattgctaaaaaaagaaacacttaacagtgtcttttggacactcttatgttttctttccactgcTCTGAAAAACagtttatgaaaaaccaaagactgCAGTGTCTCttaatgcggaagtaagcctatgtgcgagacttccggttcatcaGCCTCTATAGGGAAATGACActaaatattttttgtagtttgcactacaaacaagTGTTTATAATttagataacacattaaaatacatGATGAGACACCAGTTTGCATAATCAAGCAGCAagttacagctaaaaatagccagacgccgatgagaccggaagccaaacCGTtatatttacaaatggccgcgccaCTCTTAAattaagaaaaaggtggatagcatGTGAGAAACTGTTAGTGTGATTAACAGAATCATTCGATGTGAATATCTGTGTTTCTGTCAAACTTTTGATCAGCTTTTCGTCGTTGTAAATTCTTTATGATCTCATGAGGGCGCTAAACATATATCTAAGGCGCCAAACATACATCACGTGGCTTTTAAATTTAAACGGACGAACGGAAGCTGTTTACATCAATATTGTTGACAACACGAGGAGTAACGTAAGTAAGCGTTTACATTCACACAGTAATGTAAGAATTTAAATCGTATTATTAGTCTTAAGTGTGTACTTTACATTTCTCAGGGCTTAAACGGAAGAAACGCGAGAGCGAGGGCTTTTCCAAATCTAACGTTTGTCTTCTTGACTTGAAACAAAGGAAATTCCCATTAGGAATGAATGGCTTTAGGCATGTCCTCGTAAAGAAGTAAAACTGGAATTACTACATTATACAAAGACTTACCTCAACTTTGCTAACAGTTATTCTCTCTTACGTGTTCAGTGATGTAGAAGTAATCTGCAAAAATTACCATTGTCATTTTTTACTCGCCTTCATTTAATTGTAAACCTGAATTACTTTCTCTAattattttaggtttttttatGGGATAGAAAAAGCTATCTTCTTTTTTGTTCCAATAACGTATTTAACGCATGAAGAAAATTCAGGTGGAAATTGAGATGAATAACTGACACATTGACACTGTGTATTTACAAAGCATTTTAATAtaaagtaattaaatatatattttttaaaaatcattgtaTGTTGACATGGGACATAGTTAATCCATATATACAATAATTGCATTTGCAAAAATTACAGTTCATTATTGGAATCAACATcatttctaaaaaatgtttttaaaaatttcaAGGAAAGGGGGTTTCGTCGTGCCATGCATTTTATCTTAGACACTCAACTTATCATTATTAGACTCTTTCAAAATgcagaataaattaataaaggATGACAAATAAATGGGAAAATTCAGTGACCAAAATAAAATTACATGGTGCTCCATCTCGAAACTTATGCAGAtaatacaattgaggtcaaaagtttacatcgccCTTTTCAGAATTCAACAataataagagggatcatccaaaatgcatgatattgtttatttattactgacctgagtttacataaaatgtttactcagagtccacaagagataataatagttggatttataaaaatgaccctgttcaaatgtgatttcttaatactgtgttgttacatgtgtcccttgtttgtgttcttcagaaaatgtcttcaggtcccacagattctttggtttttcagcatttttgtgcattattCTTtttactctgaggacaactgagggactcatatgcagctattacagaaggttcaaatgctcactgatgcttcagaaggaaacacgatgcattaagagaaaatttgaagatcaggctcaatttcacttattttgtcttctgggaaacatgtaactatcttttgtagcttctgaatggcagtactatcAAAAAGtgataatatttaggcaaaataagaaaaatgcacacatctccattcggctcttaatgcaaaagaggtcagtactaaataaacaataacatgcattttgtatgatccctcttattttggtaaaataattaacattttgcaaattctgaaagggggatgtaaagttttgacctcaactgtatatccaaAATTAGCTCTTTTGCTATTTATAGCTTTATTATGGGCATTTAAAATGACCCAGttcttaaaacaaataaaaatgtgttgCATTACAGTGCAAGACGATATCAAGACCGCAAGAAGTATTAAAAACAACACAATGCATGATGCAcatgcattaaataataatataatttaggtGTATAAAATGCTTTTTTCCAAATTCTACAAACACAGCAACTGAACACTtaaagtgcactttttaaaaataaaaacacgtaTGTACTTCATAAAGGAAATGTGATGTTTGTCTTCAAGCTGAACGTTTTTCGACACCCTGTTTAATGCCTAGCACCAAGTGTAGGAACCAGTTGAACTGCACCGTCCAACCCTTGTCCCGGCAGATCTCGATTTGGTCCAAGAAGTGTTGTTTGGCCTCGTCCTCGGAGCGTCCGACCGTCAGCGCTTCCCGTATGTACTCGATATCCTCTTTGCTGGTCAGCTGAGGCATGCCGGTCATCAGCATCATGGAGAACAGGATGATCAGCAGGTTGGTGTGGTGTCTCAGAGCCAAGTAGGCCCTCAGGCAAACGTTCTGCATTTATGAGGAACATTGTGTTTAGTCACAGCAGAAGAATCTGTTGCTAACAAGTGAAGTGGTAGAACATACCTGAAACTGGAGGAAATGAAGGCTGCTTTTCTTGCCTGTTGTGCCCATCAAGTAAAGAAAATCGGGAGTCAGCACAAAGGGAACTCGCTCCTTGCTGATCCCTAAGAAACTCTTGTAGTTTCCAAGGATGTGTCCGAAATCAATGTGGAATAGGTTACCTAGTTGAAAAAACATGCACTTTGTTATGAAAAATTCAGGTTTTTTATACAAGCTGAGGTCAAACAtcaggattttatttattttatagcataacaattatttattttataaagcaGATATCAAGGTTTTCCTGTCAAAACTTGTGTAGTATTTGAGCTGTATAGTTgattaaatcatttttttgcagTCATTATGGggtttaattatataatttaattaaataatttaacgattattcaaatatttaataatttagttcaaaattaaaacacttcaaatttttattatatatatatatataaatatgatttTAGATCTGTTAGTTtttgtgcttttgccatttttaaatatttttttatttggctttaattttttaattgatttataaaTGTTTGATTCAAATTAaatttttcataatttcattCAAAATTAAAACACTTCTATATTTTGTTATGATTTTAGAACTAGTAGTTTTTGTGCTtttgccatttaaaaaaatatttagctttaattttttaattaatttagatttttaaagagttaatttaattaaatatttaataatttcgaAATTAAAACACTTCTATTAATAGGATTTTAGATCTAGTAGTTtttgtgcttttgccattttttttaaaattttatttagctttaatttttaaaatttaattagatgtttacataatttaatttaaattaatatttaataatttaatttaaattgaaaacacttgttttttattatatataaatatgattttagatctaatagtttttctgtttttgcaataaaaatatgtaactttcatttttaattagatttaattaaatatttaataatttagttcaaaattaaaacacttgtttttattatatataaatatatgatttTAGATCTAGTAGTTTTTTGTGCGTttgccatttaattttttttatttagcatcttaatattttaattagatttagatttttaaaatataaaaaaataattaaatctaaataaaaatatgctagtagtttaatttaattcaaaatgaaatgattaatgatatatgattaaataaaaattaccacctatatattatacattaaaaaaaaatcattttggctTTATTATAATTACAGATAATAGTAATCTGATAATACAAAACTGATTCAATTCCATTGTAAGTACCTTACCGTAACCCCctttaaacaaaaatacaataaaaaagatgCCCCAAATGCTGTCAACTGAGTTTAACTTGTACAGAACCAGGAATGTTCCTTTAAACAGCAGTATTTTAGCCGAGAGGTTctagtaataacaataattacCTGTCTCTGTGATCATTATGTTATCATTATGACGATCACCGATGCCCAGGACATAAGTTGCCACGCAATACCCTCCACAAGAGAACACAAAGCGTTCAACAGCCTGCTGGTGCTGAAGAGGTGGTTTGGAATGGAAAATTGCAAACATAAATATCAGCAATGCCTGACCTTTTTCACATTTGCATCAGTCCAACAGACGTGCAAACAAGCAAAACATCTGACGTATGACCTAACCCCCTTATCAGAAACTGAACTTGACCAAACCCGCAGACGATGGTACACAAGTCAATTCAAGAGAGACTGTTTAAAAATAGCACAATGGATGTGTGTATGTGCTGCATTTGGTCTCCACAAAGGCAAACGCCCTCAAACAAAGACTCTAATGCACCAGGAAGTGAGAGGTTTCCTTCCTCTTTAGCACATAAATGGAAATAACATACCTTGTCCTCATTCACACACTTTTCACGAAGCCACTGGCTGAGGATTTCGTCTTTAAAAGCTCCCGTGTTCCCAACAGTACTTTGTTGAATGTTAGCAATAGTAGTGGCATCCTTCACTATTTCAATCATTCCTAGAAGAGGAGCATCAGGAATTCAACACATGTTGTGCATTTACTTTTTCATTGCGGTTTCTTAAAAAACACCATTACCAATTTTATTTCCAGTGGAAATACATCCATATGGTAGCAAGGAAAGATCCAAGGACTCCAGCTCCCAGATAGACTCCATTATCAGTAAAATCTAAGAGGAAAAAATGGCCTTTTTGAAATACAGATCTGATAAAGTTGGTCATGACTGCTAGCATGCATTTAAATGATCGGGTCTACCTGTAAAATAAGCATGTCCTGACGAAGATCATCCCCATCTTTAAAGATAATCCCAATTGTGTCACTTGACAAGGTGGTTGGATCGGCTCGTTTGAACTGCAGCCACAAGGGTTTCTTCTTGGATGCCATCACTTTGCATTGTTCAATCTACATTTAACAATACAGTGCAcacagtggaagtcaatggggccaaTTAGTACAACCAGAACTTTGTAAAACTAAAAGCACTGTAGACGTACCACAAGAGCCCCAGCACGTAGGCCTGGATCGTAAGGCACTTTAAAGCTGTCTGGCAACCCCAACGTCTGCAGACCTTCCAGTTTCTGACGCAGCTGAAAAATAACTACAGTGTTCCCACATTAGATATGTACTGCATTGGCCTATTGCAAAACACTAGGGACAAATATTGGCTGCTGTCATCACCTTGTGCTGACACGTCGTACTTTTCCGCAGACATTTGCTTAATCTCACGAGTGACTTTTTGCAAGGCCTCTGTCATCTCCACCTGCTTCCTGAAGTCCTGAAGCATTTCTTCACCACAGCCACGGAGGTAAGCTTCAAGTATTACGGCATACCTCTGCTGATAGTGCATGGATTGAGCAATTTCGCTACGCAGGAACCAGAACAAGAAATGGCCAATCCGTTTGCTCTGTGAAGGAGTGACAAAATTTAAAAGCAAACACTTTAAAAGCATACAATCTGACTGAAGATGGACAAGGTTTATACTTACTCTGAGTGCACGTTTGAGAAGAAACCTGGCGAGTGCACTGTCATGGTATGGTTCAAATTTTACAGCCtacaaaataagcaaaaaaatagCATTAAGATCGGACCACtgacctgcagagtttagttccaaccctaattaaacacacctgaatctACTAATCTAGGTCTGATTAggccaggggtgcccaaacttggtcctggagggccggggtcctgcagagtttaaccccaaccccaattagacaaacctaaacaagctaatcaagctttTACTAAgtcaggggtgtccaatcctgctcctggaggacTATTgacctgcagagttttgctccaaccccaattagacgcacctgaaccagctaatcataCTCTTACTAGGCCAGGGGTGTTCAGTCCTGCTCCTGGAGGCCCAGTGTCCCACATAGTTTAGCTCAAACTCCAATTAAAGGCAAGTTggagcttaaaggttgtatcagcgattctaggctgaaacataaagtgtcaaattcagctgacctttcttcatgatccgctcgctgcctgccccattaattggctgtaaaaaaactgcgtctctctggtcagcctagggtccgagatatgccaaaaaaaacaatcggtgctaccaacgattccaccgcaaaacaaacagtgttccaaccaatcaccgtcagggggttggtgttgtggactttcgctctgcctccctcacatccctgcaccagtatgAAAGTCCAcatgatacaacctttaactctgcaggacattggcctttcaggaccgagtttggacacccctaTACTAGGTATACTAGAAACTTCATGGcaagtgtgttgaggcaagttggaccTAAACTTCGTGAGacattggccctccaggactgattTGGGCACTCCTGATTAAGAGTCTTTGAGTTGCACAGAAATATCACATTACATGGTGTGGTACATCATTTTATGTAAATGTTTACTTTGCATGCTAATTTTAATAGCTATCTGGAGTTTCTTTCAGTTGTTATGTCTGAGCAGTTATGCAAAACCAACCACAGTGTGTTGTATATTCCCAAGCATTACCTGAACAAGCTGAAGGAGGTACCGCAGGACATCATCATCTTCCAGAGTCTCCAACTTCCGGACAGCCAAAGTGCGCACATTTTCATCTGAAAAGTGGCAGTCAAGTAACTGTAAAGCCAAACCCACATCTAGCGAGCTTCGGTCCCATACTGTGCACCTCTCCACAAGACAGTGGGTTATTGCGACGGCCTCTTGTTTGCCCCACTTGACCGAAGAAAGAAACTTTGGATATGCTTTGGGATCCTTCATGCATTCTTGCCGGAAGTGCCAAAGCAATTCTTTATCTTCGGAGCTGAGCGGATGGAGAGGGTCCGTCGCAATAATCTGCTCGAACTGTTTGCGCAGATGGTTGGGCATCTCTCTTTGCCCTCGCTCTCCTTCCATTTCAGAGTCTGGAGAGTCCTTGCTCTTTGGAAGAGCCACAGGGTAGCAGTATTTGTCCAGGAGAATGGCAACAGCCATGGAACTGTTCTTGTCTGGGTTGGTCGCAGATGTAAGTTTGTCTGCGTTAACACTGCTGTTGTCTTCGCTCTTCTCAGGCATCTTCCACATGTGCAAGATGAACTCGCCCTGCCTTAGTAGGGAGCGGTGGTCCACCAGTAACAGGTTGACATAGTAGAGCAAGCGACTCTTGTTTTTACATTCGTTCTCCCTGGACGTTTGAGTCTGGGCTTTTCCACACAACACCTGCAGGCTAAGTCGGGCACCTTTGGGTAAGTCCTTGATCTTTATGTTGAACTCCAACCAGGTGTTCCAGAGCACCTCCTCTGTGAAGGGTTTGGAGGCTGTCCTTTCTTGAGCCAGCAGCTGTTGTCCATGGAAAATACTGGCCTCGACAAACACAATCAAATCAGAATTGCGTGGCAGCACTGGTATGTCGATCCCTAAGATCTTCACCCTGAATTTACGATTGCAGTCCCAAAGGGAGATGGTAAACACCTTCTCATGGTCTTTCTCAGTGATGGTCAGTTGTTCGTGAGTACCAGCGACACCGGTGCAATCGTCGACCTGAGACCAGTCCTCTTTTTGGACCACGTCTTGTTCTGGATCTGGAGGATGCTCCAAAACCAGATGGATCTCTTCACCATTTTTCAGACACTGTCTGATCCAGTGGAAATCTTTGATGGCATAGTTGCCATATAGGTATTCCTCTCTTCCACAAACCCTCAAGACAAAATCGGATTCACTGACGTCTTCAGAAATGCCTAAAATTGCTCGCTTTTTGGTGATCTTGGTAAAGAAGCTCTGAAGAACCTGGACAGGTGTGTCATCGATAGACACCTTAATAGTCTGGCTTGTCGTGTCCTTGTGTATCACCACCAGGATGTTATTGTTACTTATTTTGCTCAGAAGGTATTCAGGAAGAGGCTTTGTGGTCATCCAGGGATCCATCGAGTAAAGTTTGGGATCTCGATCAGACAGCTCAATTTTCCGAGGGGTAAGTAGCTTTCTTCGCGTGAACTCCAGTTCGTCATCATGGACGTTGCTGACATCTGTAACATCGTATCCGATTAGATGGTTCAGAAACCGTTGGTACTGAAGCGAATCATCGTCAGGCTGCGTTCTAATAACCAGGTGAATCTTGCCAACCTCTTTTCTCAATGCTTTCC
Proteins encoded in this region:
- the pik3cg gene encoding phosphatidylinositol 4,5-bisphosphate 3-kinase catalytic subunit gamma isoform, producing MEQQASDDEPPVVRREENKRRRRKMKAFTSTSAVSTDHIAVEFVLPTTNKNSRNPDTLQLDVTGNWTVERVKVQIWHRAVTTKLCPEFYQKYSPDHCMLLYQKKGNWYEIYDKQQVFQTLDCNRYWKALRKEVGKIHLVIRTQPDDDSLQYQRFLNHLIGYDVTDVSNVHDDELEFTRRKLLTPRKIELSDRDPKLYSMDPWMTTKPLPEYLLSKISNNNILVVIHKDTTSQTIKVSIDDTPVQVLQSFFTKITKKRAILGISEDVSESDFVLRVCGREEYLYGNYAIKDFHWIRQCLKNGEEIHLVLEHPPDPEQDVVQKEDWSQVDDCTGVAGTHEQLTITEKDHEKVFTISLWDCNRKFRVKILGIDIPVLPRNSDLIVFVEASIFHGQQLLAQERTASKPFTEEVLWNTWLEFNIKIKDLPKGARLSLQVLCGKAQTQTSRENECKNKSRLLYYVNLLLVDHRSLLRQGEFILHMWKMPEKSEDNSSVNADKLTSATNPDKNSSMAVAILLDKYCYPVALPKSKDSPDSEMEGERGQREMPNHLRKQFEQIIATDPLHPLSSEDKELLWHFRQECMKDPKAYPKFLSSVKWGKQEAVAITHCLVERCTVWDRSSLDVGLALQLLDCHFSDENVRTLAVRKLETLEDDDVLRYLLQLVQAVKFEPYHDSALARFLLKRALRSKRIGHFLFWFLRSEIAQSMHYQQRYAVILEAYLRGCGEEMLQDFRKQVEMTEALQKVTREIKQMSAEKYDVSAQVIFQLRQKLEGLQTLGLPDSFKVPYDPGLRAGALVIEQCKVMASKKKPLWLQFKRADPTTLSSDTIGIIFKDGDDLRQDMLILQILLIMESIWELESLDLSLLPYGCISTGNKIGMIEIVKDATTIANIQQSTVGNTGAFKDEILSQWLREKCVNEDKHQQAVERFVFSCGGYCVATYVLGIGDRHNDNIMITETGNLFHIDFGHILGNYKSFLGISKERVPFVLTPDFLYLMGTTGKKSSLHFLQFQNVCLRAYLALRHHTNLLIILFSMMLMTGMPQLTSKEDIEYIREALTVGRSEDEAKQHFLDQIEICRDKGWTVQFNWFLHLVLGIKQGVEKRSA